GTCTTGAGCCATACTGCCACATTCAGCCCTATCCTCCAGGTCAGTACCCTTCCCAGTAAGACCCTTCATTCTCTCAGGGACGTTTACACTCTGAAGCGGACATTGGGAGCAGCAGGATACTGGCTTCTTTGGAGTCCCAGCTCGAGAGCTTTGTCCCTACTGCCAGTGGTGCATTCCTGTACTTTTACACTGGGCAATAAACTAATAATGGTAACAATGATGTCTTGGGGAACTATTAAACGTGCTTTAcgcctctgctgctgtctgagtACAATCAGATCTGTATGCTACTCCACACAGAGATTCATCTTAATGTCTCGTTGGTCATCCAGACAGTTTTCTTGCAACAGAGCAAGATACAGCAACTGACAGATAAATCACCTCCCTTTCAGCGGTGCAAGCCCAGCTACGCAAGCAAATGAAGGCGCCTGAACTCCTCAACCGCTCATCTGAGAGATCCGGTGATTTCACACCGACCTTTGCAGACACCTTCCTTGGATCAGCCCACGTGTCgtttctgctgcaggagcaccAACGTTTACCCTCTGCTTTATGTCAAGAGCATCTTCCAAACACCGCAGCCTTTGCGCCGCGCGGGGCCGCTTGCTCCGCAGGgcttccagctgcagcacagcccagacAAACACGGCAAGTATGTCATGCCTCCACGGCTGAGGTTTTCGCTCTGGTATTTGTCTGCCACACGCACGCAGGAGGATGGTAACTGCTTTGGTCTCTGCTTTCCAATCCAGCTTCAGTGGCCCCCGAGGAGAGAGCGCTGACACCCCCCGGGAGGGGCAGGGCTCAGCCCGGCCTCGGGTGACCCCGCTCCCCGTTACAGaccacccccaccccccctcGAGCCCCGCCGCCGCGAGGGAGTCAGAGCGAGCAGCCCGTCAGGGCAGCTCTCGGTTAGACGGCAGCAGCCGGTCCCTCCTCTCCGCGTCCCCTGAGGCAGCCGGGGAGGGCTAGCAGTTCCCCGGGGACCCGGCGGAGTCGGAGCGGCTTCTGGGGCTCGCATCGCACGCGGCCCAGCCGTCTAATCGCCGGGGCNNNNNNNNNNNNNNNNNNNNNNNNNNNNNNNNNNNNNNNNNNNNNNNNNNNNNNNNNNNNNNNNNNNNNNNNNNNNNNNNNNNNNNNNNNNNNNNNNNNNNNNNNNNNNNNNNNNNNNNNNNNNNNNNNNNNNNNNNNNNNNNNNNNNNNNNNNNNNNNNNNNNNNNNNNNNNNNNNNNNNNNNNNNNNNNNNNNNNNNNNNNNNNNNNNNNNNNNNNNNNNNNNNNNNNNNNNNNNNNNNNNNNNNNNNNNNNNNNNNNNNNNNNNNNNNNNNNNNNNNNNNNNNNNNNNNNNNNNNNNNNNNNNNNNNNNNNNNNNNNNNNNNNNNNNNNNNNNNNNNNNNNNNNNNNNNNNNNNNNNNNNNNNNNNNNNNNNNNNNNNNNNNNNNNNNNNNNNNNNNNNNNNNNNNNNNNNNNNNNNNNNNNNNNNNNNNNNNNNNNNNNNNNNNNNNNNNNNNNNNNNNNNNNNNNNNNNNNNNNNNNNNNNNNNNNNNNNNNNNNNNNNNNNNNNNNNNNNNNNNNNNNNNNNNNNNNNNNNNNNNNNNNNNNNNNNNNNNNNNNNNNNNNNNNNNNNNNNNNNNNNNNNNNNNNNNNNNNNNNNNNNNNNNNNNNNNNNNNNNNNNNNNNNNNNNCCGGCGCGGAGCCGCGCCCGGGGCACGGCGCTGGCCTGCATCTCCTTCGGCAGCCTGGCCGCGCCCCCGTTCGGCGGCGTGCTCTACGAGTTCGCCGGCAAGCAGGTGCCCTTCCTGGTGCTGGCCTGCGTCTGCCTCCTCGacgggctgctgctgctggccctggCGCCGCCCTGCGCCGCGGGGGCGAGGGCCAACATGCCCGTGGGCACCCCCATCCACCGCCTCATGATAGACCCTTACATCGCCGTGGTCGCGGGGGCGCTGGCCACCTGCAACATCCCCTTGGCCTTCCTGGAGCCCACCATCGCCAACTGGATGAAGGAGTCCATGGGGGCCAGCGAGTGGGAGGTGGGCCTCACCTGGCTGCCCGCCTTCTTCCCCCACGTGCTGGGTGTCTACGTCACCGTCCGGCTGGCCGCCGCCTATCCACACCTTCAGTGGTTTTACGGGGCCCTGGGCATGGCCATCATCGGCGCCAGCTCCTGCCTGGTGCCGGCCTGCAGGAATTTCTGGCAGGTCATCATCCCCCTCTGCGGCATCTGCTTCGGCATCGCCCTGGTGGACACAGCGCTGCTGCCCACCCTGGCCTTCCTGGTGGACGTGCGCCACGTCTCCGTCTACGGCAGCGTCTACGCCATTGCTGATATCTCCTACTGCGTGGCGTACGCCCTGGGGCCCGTCGTGGCCGGCCAGATTGTACACAGCATGGGCTTTGTGCAGCTCAACCTGGGCATGGGGCTCGCCAACGTGCTCTAC
This portion of the Meleagris gallopavo isolate NT-WF06-2002-E0010 breed Aviagen turkey brand Nicholas breeding stock chromosome 8, Turkey_5.1, whole genome shotgun sequence genome encodes:
- the SLC18A3 gene encoding vesicular acetylcholine transporter; the encoded protein is PARSRARGTALACISFGSLAAPPFGGVLYEFAGKQVPFLVLACVCLLDGLLLLALAPPCAAGARANMPVGTPIHRLMIDPYIAVVAGALATCNIPLAFLEPTIANWMKESMGASEWEVGLTWLPAFFPHVLGVYVTVRLAAAYPHLQWFYGALGMAIIGASSCLVPACRNFWQVIIPLCGICFGIALVDTALLPTLAFLVDVRHVSVYGSVYAIADISYCVAYALGPVVAGQIVHSMGFVQLNLGMGLANVLYAPVLIFLKNVCQMKPSHSERNILLEEGPKGLYDTIKMEERRGMGKSLRPGGDTEENGTDSYRRDLTEVSEEDSSDYEYS